The Tolypothrix sp. PCC 7712 region TAAAACCTCTCCACGTTCCCCAGCCGTAGCGTGAGCAATTACAAACACACCCAGAACTTCGCCGTCAATTTTTACAGGTTGTGCTAAATAAATGATAGTATCAACGCTACTACTAGGAATGACTTTTTCTCCTTGCTCTGGTTTTGTTAAACCTGCCCAGTACCTGATAATTTTGGAATCTCGACTTAATTCTTTTGGTCTAGCTCTGGGACTAGATTTATAAAATTTTCCCTTCCATAACATAATCAGAAAGGTGTCATCTTCTGGTAGCTGATTTACCAAAAATGCATCTAAAAATTCTCTTAATTCTTCCGTTGTTTTTGGCTGCTTCAATAGGCGATTATCAGATTCTCTCAACCGATTAATAGTTTCCGGTTCTTCATCAAAGAGAGTATCTTCCGGAATTTTACTGCTACCATTAATTAATTGATTAAATATTTGCATTTTCTCAGTTATTTGCCCATGCACCCGACTATTAATCCTTGCATATAAAACTTGACGAAATGCTGGCACAAAAACCACAAAAATCAAGCCAAAAATTAATGCATACCACAAAAGAATCCGGGTACGCGTAGCCCAAAAGAAACCTCTACCACGTTTGGTATTTGTTGTCTCTACTGATTGTTGTGCTTTTTTATTTATCCACATTAATTAAGTAGCTCAGTGTTAAAAATGAGGGAGATGAGGGGGATGAGGCAATACTGCTCGGTTAAGGATTTTCAACTCTTAATTTGGTTTGGGGAAAAGGTGAAAGGGTAAGGGTTAAAGGTTTTTCTTGCCCCTTTTCCCCTTCGCCTTTTGCCCTTAACCGACAAGTATTAGGGGATGAGGGGGATGAGGAAGAAAGAATCAATACTAAATTACCAATTACCCATGCCCCATGCCCATTAATTTAATTCCTCAACCGATAACCCATCCCCCTTACAGTTTCTATTAAATCGCTACCTAATTTTTTACGTAAATAACCCACATAAACATCAACAATATTAGAACCAGGATCGTAATCGTAACCCCAGACTCTATCTAACAATTGTTCGCGACTTAAAACTTGCCCAGGATGGCGAAAGAAAGTTTCTGCTAAAGTAAATTCTCGTGCTGGTAAGTCTACTGTATTTTTACCTACTTTTACTTTACGCGATCGCAAATCTAAAGCGACATCCCCGACTTTGAGTAGCATCTCTTCTCTGGTTGCAGTGCTACCACTGTTACGCAACCTAGCTTTTACCCGTACTAATAATTCTTCAAACCGGAAAGGCTTGGTTACATAGTCATCTGCACCCGCCTCAAACCCTGCAACTTTATCTTTGATATCATCACGTGCGGTTAAAATAATTACTGGTAAGGTTTCACCCTGTCCTCGTAGTTCTTCTAATATCTCCAAACCATCTTTACCAGGAAGCCCTAAATCCAAAATTATCAAGTCAAAACTGCTACTTAATGCCATATTAGTAGCGGCGTGGGCATCACCTGCTACAGTCGTGATAAAACCATGAGAACGTAGTCCCTTCTCTATAAAAGCTGCTATGCGGGGTTCATCTTCAACGATGAGAATACGATTCATGGGATGCAACCTCGTTCGTGGTTCTTAAAAGAAGACAACCATCTAAGCAAAACCTGTTCCCAATTTACTTTTTAATGGGTTATGTCGCAAAAAATCTCACTATGAGACAAGACCTGTTGCAATAATTTTAGTATTCATAAATTTTGCTGAAGTAATTACATAAAAATCTAAGCAGTTATCGCAAAATAGACCTCAATTGCGGTTTCGGACACTACAATTGCTCTTTCGGATACTACAATTGCTGCTTTTGATACTACAATTGCTACTTTTGATACTACAATTGCTGCTTTTGATACTACAATTGCTGCTTTTGATACTACAATTGCTGCTTTTGATACTACAATTGCTGCTTTTGATACTACAATTGCTGCTTTTGATACTACAATTGCTACTTTTGATACTACAATTGCTGCTTTTGATACTACAATTGCTGCTTTTGATACTACAATTGCTATTTTCGAGAACTCATTTGCAAATTGTAGAGTGAACTCCTCAAGGAGGCGGCTTGTCTGTACCTATGTTCCTTCTCTAGAGAAATTAACAAAGAAACAATATAATCATCTCTCCCAAAATCCAAAATTGGTATAAGCTGGTACGAAGTTGAATAGCAAAGAATAGCGCCTTATGTCAATTATTGCGCTCAGAGCATGGTATATACAAGATTATGAGCCGATCGCGGAACTAGAAAAGCGTCAGCCAGACATTCGCCTCAGTAAAAAAAGTTTACTGCGATCGGGTTTACGTGCGGATTTTTTGGAAGACAGTGACGATGTCAAGCAGTCAACTTGGTTTGGGCGCTATTTAGAAGGCGAAAATATTGAATTTTATATTGAAGGTAGCGGTGGCTATGCGGTAGCCAATATTGACTTGATTAGTCATGAAATCTATTTCACCAAACAAGCGCTGTTAGCACAGTTAGATCCGACAATTTTTTTATGCTATCAAACCGAGTATGCCGACGCGAGTGAGGCTTTGCGCGCTGGGTTGCAAACTAGTCTAGAAAATTTGAATAAGCGATCGCGTCTACCTTTAACTTTAGTAGAATCCTACCGTCCAAGTAACGGCCCCTTACGCCTTTCTACTGGTATTCTGCGAAAAATCCGCAAAAGTTTATTGTTTATTGCAGATACTACACCCATTGCTAACATCGCTGGTAAAGAAACTACACAACTAATCCCCAGCCCCAATGTCTGTATTGAACTTGGCTATGCGATGCAAAGTAAGCGTTCAGAACAAATTTTACTAGCACAAATGCAACGCCCAGATTTAGAAGGCGAGTTTCCTTTCGATTTACCAAAACAGCAAATTCTGCAATTTCAAGATGGTAAAGAACTGAATAAAGTTCTTACAGTCGCGATTACAGCCCAGTTAGCAAGATTTAAGTTGTTTTTTTAATGAAGTCAACGGATTTTAGATTTTGGATTTTGGATTTTGGATTGTTTTTGATTAACCAAAAAATCTAAAATTGATTTACTCAAGAGCCAAAATTAATTAATCATCTCCCCAATTACCAATTACCAAATTTTCTGCAAATTTAAGATAAATCCCGGTAATACATCTTCTCCAAAAACAGTCAAAGGTGCTTTGAAAATCTCTACTGGTTGTTGAGGACGATAAATTTCTAACTCTTGTTGTTTACGATTAATCAAAAAACCTAACCGACAGCCATTAGCAAGATATTCTTGCATTTTTTCTTGAACTTTTTGCAGTCTATCTGATGGTGAAAGTATTTCAATAACAAAATCAGGACATAGAGGAATAAATTTTTCTCTTTGTTCTGGAGTCAAAGCATTCCAGCGACTTTTTTCTACCCAAGACACATCAGGAGAACGATCAGCACCATTTGGTAATGTAAATCCTGTAGAAGAGTCAAACACTTCTCCTAGTTGATTTTGTTCGTTCCATTGTGCTACTTGCAATATTAAATTAACATTGCGTTTCCCTGTTTCTCCTCCTGTAGGTGGCATGATAATTAATTCTCCTTCACCATTACGTTCTAACTTCAAATCGGGGTTATCTTGACATAGTTGATAAAACTCTTCTGAAGTTAGTTTAATTACAGAATCGAGCTTTAATGTAAGTGATGTCACGTCGCTTTGCTCCTAGTT contains the following coding sequences:
- a CDS encoding response regulator transcription factor, whose protein sequence is MNRILIVEDEPRIAAFIEKGLRSHGFITTVAGDAHAATNMALSSSFDLIILDLGLPGKDGLEILEELRGQGETLPVIILTARDDIKDKVAGFEAGADDYVTKPFRFEELLVRVKARLRNSGSTATREEMLLKVGDVALDLRSRKVKVGKNTVDLPAREFTLAETFFRHPGQVLSREQLLDRVWGYDYDPGSNIVDVYVGYLRKKLGSDLIETVRGMGYRLRN
- a CDS encoding Uma2 family endonuclease — encoded protein: MTSLTLKLDSVIKLTSEEFYQLCQDNPDLKLERNGEGELIIMPPTGGETGKRNVNLILQVAQWNEQNQLGEVFDSSTGFTLPNGADRSPDVSWVEKSRWNALTPEQREKFIPLCPDFVIEILSPSDRLQKVQEKMQEYLANGCRLGFLINRKQQELEIYRPQQPVEIFKAPLTVFGEDVLPGFILNLQKIW